The following coding sequences lie in one Cloeon dipterum chromosome 1, ieCloDipt1.1, whole genome shotgun sequence genomic window:
- the LOC135934783 gene encoding trypsin-1-like, whose product MILIVYLICILVCGLASVATGTQRVPRLQGFSTGLDDGRVVGGVEAVPHSLPWMAILVSQKRNYAPFCGGSIISDKYILSAAHCHDQNMTVEDLKVILGEHDRCLQDKVTGIFSVDKVLKHPSFRHTDFFADIMLLRLSMRISFNRVIRPICLPPPGSSYENNWAVVSGWGTQNSSGPLQCSLKQTTIPILSQQECALKSKYPPSAMHATLFCAGLLVQGGRDSCQGDSGGPLQLVHPRSRRYTLVGIVSNGIGCGLPNYPGLYTAVSKFIGWIAASTQDSAYCYR is encoded by the exons ATGATCCTGATTGTG taTTTGATATGTATTTTAGTGTGTGGATTGGCGAGTGTGGCAACTGGTACGCAAAGGGTGCCTCGGCTGCAGGGCTTTTCGACCGGGTTGGACGACGGGCGAGTGGTGGGCGGCGTGGAGGCCGTGCCGCACTCGCTGCCCTGGATGGCGATTTTGGTTTCGCAGAAACGCAACTACGCACCCTTCTGCGGCGGCTCCATCATCTCCGACAAGTACATCCTCAGCGCGGCCCACTGCCACGACCAAAA CATGACAGTTGAAGACTTGAAAGTAATCTTGGGCGAGCACGACCGTTGCCTGCAGGACAAAGTGACAGGCATCTTCTCCGTGGACAAAGTGCTGAAACACCCGTCGTTCCGCCACACCGACTTTTTCGCCGACATCATGCTGCTGCGGCTGAGCATGAGAATCTCGTTCAACCGCGTCATCCGACCCATTTGCCTTCCACCACCag gcTCATCTTACGAAAACAACTGGGCCGTGGTGTCCGGCTGGGGCACGCAAAACTCGAGCGGCCCGCTGCAGTGCTCACTGAAGCAGACGACGATTCCAATTCTGTCTCAGCAGGAGTGCGCACTCAAGTCCAAATACCCACCCAGCGCCATGCACGCCACACTCTTCTGCGCAGGGCTCTTGGTCCAGGGCGGCAGGGACTCATGCCAG GGCGACAGCGGTGGGCCATTACAACTGGTGCATCCCAGATCTCGCAGATATACTCTCGTTG GTATTGTGTCGAACGGTATCGGCTGTGGACTGCCGAATTATCCAGGGCTTTACACAGCCGTGTCCAAATTCATCGGCTGGATCGCGGCTTCGACGCAGGATTCAGCCTACTGCTACAGATAA
- the LOC135948299 gene encoding uncharacterized protein LOC135948299, whose translation MGKKVEQPAQHLVRFNLNIFADIRLICETTRPNERNLVVVFDKDDKLPKSPASRREASQRRASPDEAETQPVHRKQGVVCSSPAAVSTQRESGDGKRNGKKSARTSSKGRGGVLCDITKEFEIADTDIPCQDQPSPTKAPPARAESQPVRRKQGVGSSSTAAVSTQRDSGDGKRNGKKPARTSSEGRGGVLCDITKEFEITETDTPCQDQPSPTKASPAREPLAEVLQYNDGEEEKTETPSLTESNVNDDQTFQTQPVAAKRTLLADQSSSQNDLGCVNYFSLLYF comes from the exons ATGGGCAAAAAAGTAGAGCAGCCTGCGCAGCACTTAGTGCGCTTCAACTTAAACATTTTTGCGGACATCAGACTAATTTGCGAAACAACGAGGCCAAATGAGCGCAACTTGGTCGTTGTTTTCGATAAAGACGACAAGTTGCCGAAAAGTCCAGCCTCGAGGAGAGAAGCAAGTCAGAGAAGAGCCAGTCCTGATGA AGCGGAAACGCAACCTGTGCATAGAAAACAAGGAGTTGTATGTTCTTCGCCAGCTGCAGTTTCGACGCAGCGAGAATCAGGAGATGGAAAGCGTAATGGCAAAAAATCAGCTAg GACTTCATCAAAGGGAAGAGGTGGGGTGTTGTGCGACATTACCAAAGAGTTTGAAATCGCTGATACAGATATTCCCTGTCAAGATCAGCCCAGCCCAACAAAGGCGCCACCTGCGAG AGCGGAATCGCAACCTGTGCGTAGAAAACAAGGAGTTGGAAGTTCTTCAACAGCTGCAGTTTCGACGCAGCGAGACTCAGGAGATGGAAAGCGGAATGGCAAAAAACCAGCTAg GACTTCATCGGAGGGAAGAGGTGGGGTGTTGTGCGACATTACCAAAGAGTTTGAAATCACTGAAACAGATACTCCCTGTCAAGATCAGCCCAGCCCAACAAAGGCGTCACCTGCGAG AGAGCCCTTGGCTGAGGTTCTACAATACAATGATGGCGAGGAAGAAAAAACTGAGACTCCCAGCCTGACTGAATCTAATGTCAATGATgatcaaacttttcaaaccCAACCAGTTGCAGCTAAACGGACTCTTCTAGCTGACCAAAGCAGCAGCCAAAACGACCTTGGgtgtgtaaattatttttctctactttatttttaa
- the LOC135948295 gene encoding uncharacterized protein LOC135948295, with protein MDDMETETPSLTESNVNDDTTFQTPQVVSKQTRLAGQSSSQNHLGLKNPGLMCYMNASLQALAAAEPFRSYLIEANITREESKEVYNIALVIENIPAAKPVKEKRVKPEYLWTMNRTQFNLHNDVQQDAHEYITRLITLLDDELQKFRDKNLSEDLFYSTCLMLPSFCEGACKRNVTPIASKVKQVILMLDIPEAQNDENDQSITVQDLIDESLKTKIENRCCSLSVTVFSIFTQLPKVLIVCLKRYTTAEKKIDRYITASSDLVLSEFRCDEGKIKEFTSNKHSREKSTRLGHLKKKYKLVGIVNHIGTSVKSGHYKAGVFNAGEGAWYEVNDEKVTLTDMSSMICNSAKSCYLLVYVVVEGVGERVRSLTINSGGSSEEKSSV; from the exons ATGGATGACATGGAAACTGAGACTCCCAGCCTGACTGAATCTAATGTCAACGACGATACAACTTTTCAAACCCCACAAGTTGTGTCTAAACAGACTCGACTAGCTGGCCAAAGCAGCAGCCAAAACCACCTTGG ACTGAAAAACCCAGGGCTGATGTGTTACATGAACGCGTCCCTGCAGGCTTTGGCGGCTGCTGAGCCTTTCCGCAGCTACCTGATTGAGGCTAATATTACCCGCGAGGAGAGCAAGGAGGTGTACAACATCGCATTAGTCATTGAGAATATTCCGGCTGCCAAGCCTGTTAAGGAGAAACGTGTCAAACCAGAGTATTTGTGGACCATGAATCGGACACAATTCAACCTGCATAATGACGTGCAGCAAGACGCGCATGAGTATATAACTCGATTGATTACACTGCTAGATGATGAGCTGCAGAAATTCCGAGACAAAAACCTGAGTGAGGACCTGTTCTACTCAACCTGCCTCATGCTACCCTCTTTCTGCGAAGG cGCGTGCAAGAGAAACGTAACACCGATCGCCAGCAAAGTGAAGCAGGTGATTTTGATGCTGGATATCCCAGAAGCGCAGAACGATGAGAATGATCAATCTATAACAGTGCAGGACTTGATCGACGAAAGCCTAAAGACAAAAATTGAGAACCGTTGCTGCAGCTTGTCCGTCACTGTTTTCTCTATTTTCACCCAGCTACCTAA AGTGTTGATCGTCTGCCTGAAAAGATACACCACCGCAGAGAAGAAGATAGATCGCTACATCACGGCCTCGTCTGATTTGGTGCTCTCTGAGTTTCGCTGTGACGAAGG GAAGATCAAGGAGTTCACATCGAACAAACACAGCAGGGAGAAATCAACCCGCTTG GGCCACCTCAAAAAAAAGTACAAGCTGGTGGGGATTGTGAACCACATTGGGACCTCAGTGAAAAGTG GTCACTACAAAGCTGGAGTTTTCAACGCGGGTGAAGGAGCTTGGTATGAGGTTAATGACGAGAAAGTAACTTTGACCGACATGTCCTCAATGATTTGTAATTCGGCCAAATCGTGCTATCTACTGGTCTACGTGGTTGTGGAAGGCGTTGGAGAGCGCGTCAGGTCCCTCACTATCAACTCAGGTGGATCGTCGGAGGAGAAATCAAGTGTCtga
- the LOC135948292 gene encoding uncharacterized protein LOC135948292 isoform X1, translating to MVKNVIISLFLIFSIDLKLTASVDFTCLMKELVDMQEFTWRHADTPFNCIANCHSAFAAISDSTSQKAKYFERVFSPFQKTINCTKEERRVTASCKVKIKSLELDQLSNLPLIYFPSFVQVRRFEAEKFCALHGLNFGIDESLMGFVAVDFPEVKIWMADVETQNTSKQVTCLVFYKKNSSSQITQETCQNRNNFVCVLPKNCHMDRCWTNCSKNQSCNNVKNDNYCESNCPNTFCGDEKADKFGYKPDDGELLEACGKQYIFSRAPRFNQNTTQLFCCTKHMSAGSVSSLDEAKCLAREMIKRNIGDVPFWTSARPSNCTDFSTWCALNGSGEVVDQTSLQIINKRTNPKKQFVTVKANVQTESLTFEFEDPAVMARAMCSRMNPLSCTESLCSPMGFIEQIEQNRKAKKTAFYRASCKFIYGCNKIFDVCIVAYPYYAAAKWTQASSVEYRTVMLTLETQEKMECFLKLMKANNIMNGTFHVNAVSFGCPKSNRWCQIPEDPFLNNSYIPWAKGEPSMDPSKECVIVKYDADKISFTFTKNSCKYSPNLRISQTIDFYPEHSFGLS from the exons ATGGTTAAAAACGTGATAATAAGCCTCTTCTTGATCTTCTCAATTGATTTAAag CTCACGGCGAGTGTTGATTTTACGTGTCTAATGAAAGAGTTAGTTGACA TGCAAGAATTTACGTGGCGGCATGCAGACACTCCATTTAATTGTATTGCAAACTGTCACAGTGCATTTGCTGCTATCTCCGATTCAACTTCACAAAAGGCAAAGTACTTCGAAAGAGTGTTTTCACCGTTTCAGAAAACAATTAACTGCACGAAAGAA GAAAGAAGAGTAACTGCATCCTGCAAAGTCAaga TTAAATCCCTAGAATTAGACCAGCTCTCGAATTTgcctttgatttatttcccttcATTTGTTCAG GTGCGGAGGTTCGAAGCTGAGAAGTTTTGCGCCCTTCatggtttaaattttggaatagaTGAATCGCTTATGGGATTCGTCGCAGTTG ATTTTCCGGAAGTGAAAATATGGATGGCTGATGTTGAAACACAAAACACAAGCAAACAAGTTACCTGCCTAGTTTTTtacaa aaaaaacagttcTAGTCAGATAACGCAGGAAACCTGCcaaaatcgaaataattttgtatgtgTTCTACCGAAAAACTGCCATATGGACAGATGCTGGACAAATTGCtctaaaaatcaatcatgCAATAATGTG aaaaatgataattattgcGAGTCTAATTGCCCAAACACTTTTTGCGGAGATGAG AAAGCTGATAAATTCGGATACA agcCAGATGACGGTGAACTCTTAGAAGCGTGTGGAAAGCagtacattttttcaagagCTCCTAGA ttcaacCAAAATACGactcaattattttgctgcaCGAAACACATGAGCGCTGGAAGTGTTTCATCTTTGGACGAGGCCAAGTGTTTGGCCCGCGAAATGATCA AAAGAAATATTGGTGACGTGCCTTTCTGGACAAGCGCGAGGCCGAGCAACTGCACTGATTTTTCCACATGGTGTGCGCTGAACGGGTCGGGAGAAGTCGTTGATCAAACCTCATTGCAGATTATCAACAAAAGAACCAACCCTAAGAAGCAATTTGTTACAGTGAAGGCAAATGTGCAGACAGAGTCTCtgacttttgaatttgaagacCCTGCAGTCATGGCCAGAGCTATGTGTTCA CGAATGAACCCGCTGAGTTGCACAGAGTCGCTGTGTTCTCCTATGGGATTTATTGAGcag ATAGAGCAGAATagaaaagcaaagaaaactG ctttttATAGGGcaagttgcaaatttatttatggctgcaataaaatatttgacgtGTGTATCGTGGCA TACCCCTACTATGCGGCCGCTAAATGGACTCAAGCATCCTCTGTAGAGTATCGCACGGTAATGCTTACACTGGAGACtcaagaaaaaatggaatgcTTTCTAAAACTCATGAAAG CAAACAACATTATGAACGGAACTTTTCATGTCAATGCTGTGTCCTTCGGCTGCCCAAAATCGAACAGATGGTGCCAGATTCCTGAAGATCCCTTTTTGAACAACTCCTACATTCCTTGGGCAAAAGGAGAACCGAGCATGGACCCGTCTAAGGAATGCGTCATTGTGAAGTACGATGCGGACAAAATATCTTTCACGTTTACcaaaaattcttgcaaataTTCTCCTAATCTGCGTATTTCacaaactatcgatttttatccAGAACATTCATTTGGACTAtcttaa
- the LOC135948292 gene encoding uncharacterized protein LOC135948292 isoform X2 — translation MVKNVIISLFLIFSIDLKLTASVDFTCLMKELVDMQEFTWRHADTPFNCIANCHSAFAAISDSTSQKAKYFERVFSPFQKTINCTKEERRVTASCKVKIKSLELDQLSNLPLIYFPSFVQVRRFEAEKFCALHGLNFGIDESLMGFVAVVKIWMADVETQNTSKQVTCLVFYKKNSSSQITQETCQNRNNFVCVLPKNCHMDRCWTNCSKNQSCNNVKNDNYCESNCPNTFCGDEKADKFGYKPDDGELLEACGKQYIFSRAPRFNQNTTQLFCCTKHMSAGSVSSLDEAKCLAREMIKRNIGDVPFWTSARPSNCTDFSTWCALNGSGEVVDQTSLQIINKRTNPKKQFVTVKANVQTESLTFEFEDPAVMARAMCSRMNPLSCTESLCSPMGFIEQIEQNRKAKKTAFYRASCKFIYGCNKIFDVCIVAYPYYAAAKWTQASSVEYRTVMLTLETQEKMECFLKLMKANNIMNGTFHVNAVSFGCPKSNRWCQIPEDPFLNNSYIPWAKGEPSMDPSKECVIVKYDADKISFTFTKNSCKYSPNLRISQTIDFYPEHSFGLS, via the exons ATGGTTAAAAACGTGATAATAAGCCTCTTCTTGATCTTCTCAATTGATTTAAag CTCACGGCGAGTGTTGATTTTACGTGTCTAATGAAAGAGTTAGTTGACA TGCAAGAATTTACGTGGCGGCATGCAGACACTCCATTTAATTGTATTGCAAACTGTCACAGTGCATTTGCTGCTATCTCCGATTCAACTTCACAAAAGGCAAAGTACTTCGAAAGAGTGTTTTCACCGTTTCAGAAAACAATTAACTGCACGAAAGAA GAAAGAAGAGTAACTGCATCCTGCAAAGTCAaga TTAAATCCCTAGAATTAGACCAGCTCTCGAATTTgcctttgatttatttcccttcATTTGTTCAG GTGCGGAGGTTCGAAGCTGAGAAGTTTTGCGCCCTTCatggtttaaattttggaatagaTGAATCGCTTATGGGATTCGTCGCAGTTG TGAAAATATGGATGGCTGATGTTGAAACACAAAACACAAGCAAACAAGTTACCTGCCTAGTTTTTtacaa aaaaaacagttcTAGTCAGATAACGCAGGAAACCTGCcaaaatcgaaataattttgtatgtgTTCTACCGAAAAACTGCCATATGGACAGATGCTGGACAAATTGCtctaaaaatcaatcatgCAATAATGTG aaaaatgataattattgcGAGTCTAATTGCCCAAACACTTTTTGCGGAGATGAG AAAGCTGATAAATTCGGATACA agcCAGATGACGGTGAACTCTTAGAAGCGTGTGGAAAGCagtacattttttcaagagCTCCTAGA ttcaacCAAAATACGactcaattattttgctgcaCGAAACACATGAGCGCTGGAAGTGTTTCATCTTTGGACGAGGCCAAGTGTTTGGCCCGCGAAATGATCA AAAGAAATATTGGTGACGTGCCTTTCTGGACAAGCGCGAGGCCGAGCAACTGCACTGATTTTTCCACATGGTGTGCGCTGAACGGGTCGGGAGAAGTCGTTGATCAAACCTCATTGCAGATTATCAACAAAAGAACCAACCCTAAGAAGCAATTTGTTACAGTGAAGGCAAATGTGCAGACAGAGTCTCtgacttttgaatttgaagacCCTGCAGTCATGGCCAGAGCTATGTGTTCA CGAATGAACCCGCTGAGTTGCACAGAGTCGCTGTGTTCTCCTATGGGATTTATTGAGcag ATAGAGCAGAATagaaaagcaaagaaaactG ctttttATAGGGcaagttgcaaatttatttatggctgcaataaaatatttgacgtGTGTATCGTGGCA TACCCCTACTATGCGGCCGCTAAATGGACTCAAGCATCCTCTGTAGAGTATCGCACGGTAATGCTTACACTGGAGACtcaagaaaaaatggaatgcTTTCTAAAACTCATGAAAG CAAACAACATTATGAACGGAACTTTTCATGTCAATGCTGTGTCCTTCGGCTGCCCAAAATCGAACAGATGGTGCCAGATTCCTGAAGATCCCTTTTTGAACAACTCCTACATTCCTTGGGCAAAAGGAGAACCGAGCATGGACCCGTCTAAGGAATGCGTCATTGTGAAGTACGATGCGGACAAAATATCTTTCACGTTTACcaaaaattcttgcaaataTTCTCCTAATCTGCGTATTTCacaaactatcgatttttatccAGAACATTCATTTGGACTAtcttaa
- the LOC135934784 gene encoding uncharacterized protein LOC135934784, whose translation MKEFVGMQEFMWRHAYTPFNCIANCHNAYAAISDSTSRKAKYLERVFPPFQKKIDCTKEERRITASCKVKIKSLELDQFSDLPLIYFPSFAQVRRFEAEKFCTRHGLNFGIDESFMGFITDGFPEVKIWMANVEKQNTSKQVTCLVFDKKRSSSGVTPENCQNTNNFVCVLPKNCHMDTCSTNCSKELCNELQNDNSCESNCPKPFCGEEKAEKFGYKPDDGELLEACGKQYIFSRAPRFNQNSTVSFCCTKHMSAGSVSSLDEAKCLAREMIKRNIGDVPFWTSARPSNCTDFSTWCALDGSGEVVDQTSLQINIKSRNSKKRFVTVKANVQTESLTFEFEDPAVLARAMCSRPSPLTCAESLCAPMGFNEQLGWAADAFIQFMLQISFTTFPCLQLEQSRKAKKTAFYRSDCKYMYGCNKVFDVCYVPDPYYLAAKWGQASSIEYRMVMLTLETQEKMECFLKLLKANNMKTVTFNVNAVSFGCPKSNRWCQIPENPFLNSSYIPWAKGEPSMDPSKECVLVKYDADKKSFTFTKNSCKYSPNLRFSETIDFYPQHSLGIS comes from the exons ATGAAAGAGTTTGTTGGCa TGCAAGAATTTATGTGGCGGCACGCATACACTCCATTTAATTGTATTGCAAATTGTCACAACGCATATGCTGCCATCTCCGATTCAACTTCACGAAAGGCAAAGTACTTGGAAAGAGTGTTTCCACcgtttcagaaaaaaatcgactgCACGAAAGAA gaaagaAGAATAACTGCATCCTGCAAAGTCAAGA TTAAATCGCTAGAATTAGACCAGTTCTCGGATTTgcctttgatttatttcccctCATTTGCACAG GTGCGGAGGTTCGAAGCTGAGAAGTTTTGCACCCGTCATGGATTAAATTTCGGAATAGACGAGTCGTTCATGGGATTCATCACAGATG GTTTTCCGGAAGTGAAAATATGGATGGCTAatgttgaaaaacaaaatacgaGCAAACAAGTCACCTGCCTAGTATTTgacaa gaaaagaagttCTAGTGGGGTAACCCCGGAAAACTgccaaaatacaaataattttgtgtgtgttttgccgAAAAACTGTCATATGGACACGTGCTCGACAAATTGTTCTAAGGAGTTGTGCAATGAATTG caaaatgatAATAGCTGCGAGTCTAATTGCCCAAAACCATTTTGTGGGGAAGAG aaagctgaaaaatttggATATA aaccaGATGACGGTGAACTCTTAGAAGCGTGTGGAAAGCagtacattttttcaagagCTCCTAGA tTCAACCAAAACTCAACTGTTTCATTTTGCTGCACGAAACACATGAGCGCTGGAAGTGTTTCTTCTTTGGACGAGGCCAAGTGTTTGGCCCGCGAAATGATCA aaAGAAATATTGGTGACGTGCCTTTCTGGACAAGCGCGAGGCCGAGCAACTGCACTGATTTTTCCACGTGGTGTGCGCTGGACGGGTCTGGAGAAGTCGTTGACCAAACTTCATTGCAGATTAATATCAAAAGTAGAAATTCAAAGAAGCGATTTGTTACAGTGAAGGCAAATGTGCAGACTGAGTCTCtgacttttgaatttgaagacCCCGCAGTCTTGGCCAGAGCTATGTGTTCa CGACCGAGCCCACTGACTTGCGCCGAGTCTCTGTGTGCTCCTATGGGATTTAATGAgcag TTGGGATGGGCAGCGGATGcttttatacaatttatgctacaaatttcatttacaaCATTTCCATGTTTACAGTTAGAGCAGAGTAGGAAAGCTAAGAAAACTg ctttttATAGGTCAGATTGCAAATACATGTATGGCTGCAATAAAGTATTTGACGTGTGTTACGTGCCA GACCCCTACTATTTGGCCGCTAAATGGGGTCAAGCTTCCTCTATAGAGTATCGGATGGTAATGCTTACCCTCGAGACtcaagaaaaaatggaatgttttttgaaacttttgaaag CAAACAATATGAAGACCGTAACGTTTAATGTCAATGCTGTGTCCTTCGGCTGCCCAAAATCAAACAGATGGTGCCAGATTCCTGAGAATCCCTTTCTGAACAGCTCCTACATCCCTTGGGCAAAAGGAGAACCGAGCATGGACCCGTCTAAGGAATGCGTCTTAGTGAAGTACGATGCGGACAAAAAATCTTTCACGTTTACcaaaaattcttgcaaataTTCTCCTAATCTGCGTTTTTCAgaaactattgatttttatccaCAACATTCATTGGGAATTtcttaa